The Mercurialis annua linkage group LG7, ddMerAnnu1.2, whole genome shotgun sequence genome includes the window TCCTGTAGAGAGTGCAACCACCAGCTCATCATCTGCATGATACTGGTTATCACATTCTGACGGCCCACCACCGTCACCGCCCTTCACGAAACTGTTTATTGTCATTGTCGCTTTAGTATTTCCGGTCACCGGAGGTGAACATTTGAATGTAGTGTACATTTTACCCTGTATACAGCAATCCGAATCGTGTTCTTGATTGCATTGTCCCGGAGGCGGCTTTACGCCTCGTATTTTGCCGCTAGGGCTGCAGGATTGAGACTCTGCTGAATTGAGAATAAGAATGAGAAAAATGCAAATGAGAAGAATGTTGGAGATGATTTggtttttcatttcttttttgtttatgtttgtATTGTAAAACTAACTTGTTTTATGATGGTTTTGCTGTGGAGAATACTTAGAGGAATTAGGGCTTTATATAGAGGGGTGAGATTCTGAAAATTgcaattgtttaattttaaataaagacAAAGTTTCATTCGTTTGAATTAAAGAAACTTACACATTTCGTTAATCTAGCATGCAATGACTAGTGTAACAACCTTTTGTGCAAttcttaatatattttaatttaggaTGGAgacaaaaaatagttaaaacatAAAAGTTCAGGATggtaaattaattgtttaacaATTTCTGTGTATATTTT containing:
- the LOC130015756 gene encoding kiwellin-1-like, whose amino-acid sequence is MKNQIISNILLICIFLILILNSAESQSCSPSGKIRGVKPPPGQCNQEHDSDCCIQGKMYTTFKCSPPVTGNTKATMTINSFVKGGDGGGPSECDNQYHADDELVVALSTGWFNNKSRCLKYVNIHGNGRSVRAKVVDECDSTMGCDSDHDYQPPCPNNIVDASKAVWSGLGISDPDDVGSLDISWSDA